One genomic segment of Hydra vulgaris chromosome 14, alternate assembly HydraT2T_AEP includes these proteins:
- the LOC136090808 gene encoding putative nuclease HARBI1, translating into MVYFMVIIGDASNVSQPSCSHVVHQFCKFFNQHYFHLVKWYDNQEEMDEAKKKYLQSYGVKGLLGIIDGTMIQIKAVSGADEPAYICRKGYPALNCQVVVDYDGMFRDVVFKYPKSCHDAFIYSNSILKQTFEYDPNAGFLFAGSGYGLSPVLITLFSQPTTPEQIYFNKVHCQVRSEVERCIGRLKNRWRCLHKSGGALPYTPSTCCKIVFTCILLENLCNSLGLEVPDDIDFEYEENDVQPELKQANQVRLGIVRRNQV; encoded by the exons atggtttacttTATGGTGATTATAGGTGACGCTTCTAATGTAAGTCAGCCAAGCTGCAGTCACGTAGTTCACCAATTTTGCAAGTTTTTCAATCAGCATTATTTTCACCTGGTAAAATGGTATGATAATCAAGAGGAGATGGATGAAGCCAAGAAAAAGTATCTTCAATCATATGGAGTTAAAGGTCTTCTTGGGATAATAGATGGCACAATGATACAAATCAAAGCAGTGTCTGGGGCTGATGAGCCAGCATATATTTGCag aaaaggaTATCCTGCTTTAAACTGTCAAGTGGTTGTAGACTACGATGGAATGTTTAGAGATGTTGTTTTCAAGTATCCGAAATCGTGTCATGATGCCTTTATTTATTCTAACTCTATACTAAAACAAACATTCGAGTATGATCCTAATGCTGGTTTTCTTTTTGCTGGCTCAGGGTATGGATTGTCTCCAGTCTTGATTACACTGTTTAGCCAGCCAACAACACCagaacaaatatattttaacaaagttcATTGTCAAGTACGTAGTGAAGTTGAGCGATGTATAGGTCGTCTAAAAAACCGTTGGAGGTGTTTGCACAAAAGTGGTGGGGCACTTCCATACACCCCTAGTACTTGctgcaaaatagtttttacatGTATTTTACTTGAAAACTTATGCAATTCATTAGGACTAGAAGTTCCAGATGACATTGACTTTGAGTATGAAGAAAATGATGTTCAGCCTGAACTAAAGCAAGCAAACCAAGTTCGACTTGGTATTGTAAGAAGAAATCAagtataa